One Lampris incognitus isolate fLamInc1 chromosome 18, fLamInc1.hap2, whole genome shotgun sequence genomic region harbors:
- the gjb9b gene encoding gap junction protein beta 9b codes for MNWSALEALLSGVNKYSTAFGRVWLSIVFVFRVMVFVVAAQRVWGDDSKEFVCNTAQPGCNNVCYDHIFPISHIRLWALQLIFVTCPSLMVMGHVKYREKKDLKYTTLHKGAHLYANPGKKRGGLWWTYLVSLIFKASFDAGFLYILHRVYEGYDMPRLSKCSLDPCPNVVDCYISRPTEKRIFTLFMVVSSALCIFMCICEMIYLICKRIQKFLRKKKEAEQRMFAESHELSPLARPRSEFRSNTSLRVDPTNTASIQNLSNNKVEDGASEKK; via the exons ATGAACTGGTCGGCGTTGGAGGCCCTCCTCAGTGGCGTCAACAAATACTCCACTGCGTTCGGCCGAGTCTGGCTATCCATAGTGTTTGTCTTCCGTGTCATGGTGTTTGTCGTAGCTGCCCAGAGGGTGTGGGGCGACGACAGCAAGGAATTTGTCTGCAACACGGCCCAGCCTGGATGCAATAACGTCTGCTACGACCACATCTTCCCCATCTCCCATATCCGCCTCTGGGCCCTGCAGCTCATCTTCGTCACCTGCCCGTCCCTGATGGTGATGGGGCATGTCAAGTATCGTGAGAAGAAGGACTTGAAGTACACCACCTTGCACAAGGGTGCCCACCTGTATGCCAACCCTGGGAAGAAACGGGGAGGTCTGTGGTGGACATACCTG GTGAGTCTGATCTTCAAAGCCAGCTTTGACGCCGGCTTCCTCTACATCCTTCACCGTGTATACGAAGGTTACGACATGCCCCGCCTCTCCAAGTGCTCCCTGGATCCCTGCCCCAACGTAGTGGATTGCTACATTTCCCGTCCCACAGAGAAGAGGATCTTCACCCTCTTCATGGTGGTCTCCTCGGCCCTCTGCATCTTCATGTGCATCTGTGAGATGATTTACCTCATCTGCAAACGCATCCAGAAGTTCCTCAGGAAGAAGAAGGAGGCCGAGCAGAGGATGTTCGCAGAGAGCCACGAGCTTTCGCCGTTGGCCCGGCCGAGGTCAGAGTTCAGGTCAAACACATCGCTCAG